A portion of the Salarias fasciatus chromosome 15, fSalaFa1.1, whole genome shotgun sequence genome contains these proteins:
- the smim8 gene encoding small integral membrane protein 8, producing the protein MSADREPAKEPQKPADGFRTPGLRGAQTTTLFRAVNPELFIKPNKPVMAFGLVSITLCVGYLGYLHAMKENDQQLYEAVDSEGERYMRRKTSKWD; encoded by the exons ATGTCGGCGGACAGAGAGCCCGCCAAGGAGCCGCAGAAACCCGCGGACGGCTTCAGGACTCCGGGGCTGAGGGGGGCTCAGACCACCACCCTGTTCAGAGCCGTCAACCCTGAACTCTTCATCAAACcc AACAAACCGGTGATGGCGTTCGGCCTGGTGAGCATCACTCTGTGCGTGGGATACCTGGGATACCTGCACGCCATGAAGGAGAACGACCAGCAGCTGTACGAGGCCGTGGACAGCGAGGGCGAGCGCTACATGAGGAGGAAGACCTCCAAGtgggactga